A window of Massilia sp. NR 4-1 genomic DNA:
GCTGCGTCATCGTATTCGACGACTTGCATGAGCAAGCCAGCCCCAGCCTGTTTAATCAAGTCCTGGCGAAGGGGCTGGAACATTTGCCGCCAGAGGTGCAAGTGCTTTGCCTCAGCCGCGTGGAGATGCCGCCGCCGCTGGCCCGGCTCTGCCTCACCGCGCGCCTGGCCCGCCTGCCCGCGCAAAGCCTGGAGCTGAGCGAGGCGGAATCGTTTGGCATTGCCGCGTTGCACGGCACGCCCATGGACCAGGCCGGGCCGCTCCACCGGGCGGTGCATGGTTGGGCGGCGGGCCTGGTTTTGCTGGCCAGCCGGCGGCGGGAATGCCCTGCCATGCCGCTGGCGCTGGCTGCCGAGCAGCATGTGCTGTTCTCCTATTTTTCGCATGAGGTGCTGCGGCACTTCAGTCCCGGCGAATGCAGTTTTCTCGTGCAGTGTGCCTTGCTGCCGACCATATACCCGGACGACGCGGTGCAACTGACGGGTTATGCGCGTGCCGGCAAGCTGCTGAGTACATTGCAGAGCCAGAATTACTTCACCTACCAACGGCAGGCCGCCGAGGGCGGATATGAGTTTCATCCCATGTTTCGCGATTGTCTCTTGCTGCGTCTGCCGCAAATCATTGCGGCAGACCGGTGTCTGGCGCTGAAGCGCAAGGCCGCGCGCATCCTGGCGGCAAGAGGCGAGGTGGCCGCCAGCATCGAGCTGCTGCGCAGCATCGGCGACTGGGAAAGGCTGAGCGAGCTAGCGATCAGCAAGGCGGCCGGCATGGTGGCACAGGGGCGGACGCGGACTTTGGCGGTCTGGCTCGAAGATGCGTTCCTGCACCTGGCCCAAGAGAAGCCGTGGCTCCATTACTGGCTCGGCATCTGCCATTTGCCGGTGGATGTCTTGCAGGCACGCGTCCATTTGGAAGCGGCGTTGACCTTGTTCCAGCAAGAAAACGCGGCCGGTCCGCTGCATTTGGCATGGGCGGCGCTGATTGACAGTTTTGTCTTCAGCGGCGACGAACTGGCGCGGCTGGACGCCTGGCTGGACCGCTATCCCAGCTTGCCCGGGCAGGACCAGGGCACCGCCGAAATGGCCAGCGCGATGTTCAGCTATATTGGCGCCATGGCCTACCGGCGCCCCGGAGATCCCGGCTTGCCCAAGTACGCCGCCCTTGCCGAACAATTGCTGGAGCGTGAAGCGGTGCTGGAGCGCAAGCTGGCCCATGGGGCTATTTTGCTGTCCTACCATCTGCACCGCGGCGATATCCTGTGCGCCGAGCGCTTGCTGCAGGCCCTGCCGCATGACCGGGCCGATGGATATCCCAGTCCGCTGGTGCACATCCGCTGGCAGACCTTGAAGGCATTGCAGGCGACCATCACCGGCGCGCATGAGGCGGCCACCACCTTCGCGCAAGCGGGATTGCGCCTGGCCGAGACGTCCGGCATCAGCTATTTCAACTTGCGCCTGATGTGGTTCTGTATCGTCGCCTGCCTTCACTCCGGCAAGCTGGGCGAGGCGCGCTCCCTGGCCGACCGCATCGCCGCCGCCTTGCCGCCGCGGGCCAATGTATTCGCCAGCCTGTACTATTCGGCGTCCCTGGGCGTGTCGCTGCAGGAGGGCGATTTTGCCCGGGCGATTGCCGACGGACAGCGCTCGATTGAGTTTGCCCAAGCGTCGGGGGTGCCGGATCGCATCGTGCTTGCCATGGCCTATGCGGCCTACGCGCGGGCCAAGGCCGGCGATGCATGCGCCGCCATGCGCGAAATGGCGGCGACCCGTGCCGTCGAATGCCAGGTGGCCATTCCGATGACCGGCTATGTGTGCGGTTTTTTGGAGTCGAGCATGCTTTTGCAGCATGGCCATCGGCCAGCAAGTGGGCATTGCAATGGTCCCGCTGTGCTGCGACAAGCGGGACGTCGCGCAACTTTATCTGCTGGCGCTGGAGGAGGGCATAGCGCGCGACCATGTGTGCCGTCTCATCAAGCAGAGCGGGCTGGCAGCGGCTGGCGGCGCGGTGTCGCCGCACTGGCCTTGGCCGATTCGCCTGCAGACCTTGGGGCATGTGCGGATCGAGTGTGACGGCGCGCCCATTCCGACCAAGCGCAAGCAAAGCCGCAAGCCCCTGGATATGCTGCACCTGCTGGCCATTGCCGGTGAACGGGGCATGCCGGTAGCCCATATCTGCATGGCGCTCTGGCCCGATAGCGATGGCGATGCCGCCCGCAAGTCCTTCGACAATACCTTGCATCGTCTGCGCAAGCTGTTGGGCGGCGAGCGCCACGTGCTGCTGCATTCCGGCAATCTCAGCCTGAACCACGGCACTTGCTGGACGGACTTGGCGGCGCTCAATGCTTGCATGCTTGAATCGGCAGCGCTCGACAAAGCCTGCACGGTGGCGCAGTTGACGGGCTTGGCGGAACGGGTGCTGGGACTCTGCCAAGGTGAGCTCTTACCTGGGCGAAATGATTTGCCGGAAGTACTGAGCGCACGCGATCGTATCCGCAGCAAGTTCTTGCGTTTGATGCTGAGCCTAGGGAGCAAGCTGGAGCACGCGGGCGAGCAGAACGAGGCGATGCTGCTGTACCAGTGCCTGATTGAACAGCAACCGCTGGCGGAGGAAGCCTACCGCAGCCTGATCCGTTGCCATCTGGCCCTGGGCCACCGTGCCGAAGCGTTTGAAATTTACCGGCGCTGCCGCCACCACTTGTCCGTGGTGCTGAACCTGGCGCCATCGTCCGAGACGGAGGTGCTGGTCGCCCCCCTGCGCGCATTGCAAGCGGCTGCCAGCATGCGTCCGCCGGGTCCGCGGGCGCAAGGCAGTGCACCCTGAGTAATATAGCCGTTTAAGTATGATTATTTAATTGTTTTTCAGCAATTTACACACATTGTTGCATCCAGGCCGCACCGGCTTTGCCGTGCGGCCATTTTATTTCCGTTCGGAATCGAACGCGGTTATTCTTGGCCTCCAGTACCAAAACAAACCTTTCTGGTATCAGGAGACTCAGGTGAACAATTTGTCATTCAAGCAGAAGCTGTGGATACCCTTGATTTGCAGCCTGCTCTGCATCTCGGCCGTGTTTATTTACGATGCGCTGCAAATGCGCAATGTGCGTATCGAAGAGCGCAAGAACGATCTGGCCGATGTGGCCGACGTGGGCTTGAGCGTGCTCAAGTTGTACGGCGACAAGGCCCAGTCCGGTGCCATGAGCAAGGAAGACGCCCAGGCCCAGGCGCGCGCCAGCATCAAGGCCATGCGCTTCGGCAAGGACGGCTATATCTCCATCGTCGGCAGCGACGGCATCGCCCTGATGAATCCCTTCAAGCCGGAAAACGATGGCAAGAACCTGCTGGACTTCAAAGATCCCAAGGGCAACTACCTGTACCGCGACATCACCAATGTCGCCAAGGGCGAGGGCTCCGGTTTCGTCAGCTACTGGTGGGCGCGTCCCAACGCCACCGAACCGTCGCCCAAGCTGAGCCGCGTCGCCACCTACAAGCCCTGGGAATGGGCGCTGGTGACGGGCGTGTACATGGATGATATCGATGCCGCCTTCTACTCCCAGCTGATGAAGTCGGGCGTGTTGCTGGTGGTGGTCTGCCTGATCCTGGCCGCCATCGTCGGCGCCATCAACCGCAGCCTGCACCGCGCCATCGGCGGTGAACCCGAATATGCGGAAAAAGTCGCCTCGCTGATCGCCGCCGGCGACCTCAGCGTGACGGTGGAAACGGCCAGTGGCGACCGCAGCAGCATGCTGTACGCCATGAAGACCATGCAAGCCAATCTGGCCAACACCATCGGCGAAATCCGCCGCGCCGCCGACACCATCGCCATCGCCTCGGCCGAAATTGCCAGCGGCAATATGGATTTGTCGGCGCGCACCGAATCCCAGGCCAGTTCGCTGGAAGAGACCGCCGCCTCGATGGAAGAGCTGACCTCGACCGTGAACCAGAACGCCGCCAACGCCGTGCAGGCCAACCAGCTGGTGCAGTCGGCCGCCCACGTCGCGCAGCAGGGCGGTACCGTGGTCTCGCAAGTGGTGCAGACCATGGACACCATCAACGCTTCCTCGCGCCGCATTGTCGACATCATCGCCGTGATTGACGGCATCGCCTTCCAGACCAATATCCTGGCCTTGAACGCCGCCGTGGAAGCGGCGCGCGCCGGCGAGCAGGGCCGCGGCTTCGCCGTGGTCGCCTCCGAAGTGCGCAACCTGGCCCACCGCAGCGCCGCCGCCGCCAAGGAAATCAAGGAATTGATCAACGACTCCGTCGGCACCATCGAAAGCGGCAGCACCCTGGTGGCGCAGGCCGGCAGCACCATGGACCAGGTGGTGGAAAGCGTCTCGCGCGTGACCCAGATCATGGCCTCGATCACCGACGCTTCGAGCGAGCAAAGCACCGGCATCGGCCACGTCAACCAGGCCATCACGGAAATGGATTCCGTCACCCAGCAGAACGCCGCCCTGGTGGAAGAAGCCGCCGCCGCCGCCGGTGCCATGCAAGAGCAGGCCGCCACCCTGGCCCAGCTGGTCAGCCGCTTCCGCCTGAGCGCCGGCGAAGCCGCCGTCCAGTCCACCCCGCGCGCGCAGCGCGCCCCGGCCAGACAGCGCGCCCTGAGCCACGCCTGACCCCGTGTCCGATTGGGGTCAGACCCCAATCGGACAGACCCCAATCGGATGGGACGGCCATCTGGCGGGCCCGGCCGTAACCGTTACCGCACCACAGATGAGTACGTGTCCGATCGGTGCCAGGCACCACGGTGGGCACAAGCTCAGCCGCGTGGCTTGCCTCTATTCAATGTAATACAGCCCAGCCCGTGTCCGATTTTGGGGCCAGACCCCAAAATCGGACACTGACTGGGCCGTTAAAGCGGATTTATTCGGTGGTTTCGGCGACGGCGGGAGCGTCGGCCGGGACGTCGGCTTTGGGCGCGGGGGCGGGTTCGAAGACGAGCTTGTCGGCGTCGCCGCGGAACACGCCCAGCTTCTGGCCGCTCGCTTCGCCGCCTTCCTGCAGGGCGCAGCTCTCGGTTTCCACTTGCCAGACTTGCTTGCCGGCGCGCAGGCTCCAGTGGCGCTCGCCGCTGCCGAACAGCTCCACCTCGGTATCCAGGATCGGCAGCTCGGTCAACGCCAACTGGCGCTGGCACTCGGGCAGGCGCGCCGCCATCAGCGTGATGCGCGCATCGTCGCTCCAGAAATAATCCTGCTGGCGGCGCAGGCTCAAGGTGTGCTCCTGCGTGCTGTCCGCGTAATACGTGGCCGTATCATTGATGCAGCCGGCCAGCAGCAGCGGGAACAGGGCGGTCAGGATCTTGCGCATGGTGGTCTTCGCTTGTTATTCACGTAACGAAATTCATTATAGCGGTGCGCGCATGGGCCTGCATCATCGGTGCGGCCTCTTCGAGGAGAATTGCTATAAGATAAAGCACATTTCTTACTGAACTACAGGCTAGCGCGCCATGAATGGACAGTCCTCTTTCGACGATCAGAGTTTTCGCCGTGTTCTCTCCCGCAATATCACCTTGCCGCTGGCTGCCGGCGTGGTCAGCGCCGGGGTCTTTGTGGCGGTGCTGGTCTATCTGCTGAGCGCCCTCAACTGGGTTGAGCACAGCGAGCGCGTGATCGGCAATGCCCAGGAGGCGCGCAAGCTGACGGTGGATATGGAAACCGGCATGCGTGGCTTCCTGCTGACGGGCGATGAAAGCTTCCTTGCGCCGTATAAGCTGGCGCGGCCCAAGATCGATACCGCGCTCAATGTGCTGGCCGGCCTGGTCAAGGACAATGCGCAGCAGGTGGAGCGCGTCCGCAATATCCAGGCCCAGCAAAAACAGTGGGAGGGCGTGGCCGAGTACATGATCGCCACGCGCCGCGCCAACGGCGATTATCTGTCCCTGGTGCGCAGCGGCCGCGGCAAGGTCGAATTCGACGAGGTGCGCGCCCAGTTCCAGGGCTTTGTGGGGACCGAGGAAAGGCTGCGCGGCGAACGGGCGCGCCAGTCGCGCAATGTGACCTTTTTCACCAGCATCACTTACCTGACGCTGAGCCTGCTGCTCAGCGGCGCCCTGGCCTATTTCGGACGGCGCGACCTGATGCGCCTGTCGGGCGCCTTCGGCAAGGCGCTGCAGGCGCAAACCGAGCAGTCGGCCAAGCTGGAGCAGCAGGCCTGGATGCGTTCCGGCCAGGGCCAGCTGGCCGAGCAGGGCATCGGCCAGCTGGCCTTGCCCCAGCTGGCCTCCACCCTGCTGCAATTCCTGGCGCGCTATCTCGATGTGGCGGCCGCCGCCCTGTATGCGCGCGCGGCCGACGGCAGCCTGCGCCGCGTCGCCGCCTATGGCTTCAGCCATGAGGATATGGAGCACGGCCAGCATCTGCTGCCGGGCGAGGGCATCGTCGGCCAGGCGGCGCAGGGACGGCGCCTGGTGCACCTGCAAAACCTGCCGCCCGATTATCTGAAGGTCAGTTCCGCCCTGGGCAGCGGCCAGTCGCTGCAGGCGGTAGTGCTGCCGGTGGACAGCGACGGCAGCGTGAACGGCGTGGTGGAGCTGGGCTTCCTGCGCGCGGTGGGCGAGCGCGAACTCGATTTCCTGCGCCTGGTGGCGGGCAATATCGGCACGGCCATCGAGGCCACCCAGGCGCGCCAGCGCCTGCAGGAAGTGCTGGCCGAAACCCAGCAGCTGAACGAGGAATTGCAGGTGCAGCAGGAAGAGCTGCGCACCGCGAACGAAGAGCTGGAAGAGCAGTCGCGCGTGCTGGAGCTGTCGCAGGCCAGCCTGGAAAACCAGAAGGCGGAGCTGGAGCAGAGCAATGAGCAATTGGCCGAGCAGGCCGTCGCGCTCGACCAGAAAAACGCGGCACTGGGCGATGTGCAGGAGCAGCTGGAAGAGCGGGCGCGCGACCTGGAGCGCGCCAGCCAGTACAAATCGCAGTTCCTGGCGAATATGTCGCACGAGCTGCGCACGCCGCTGAACAGTTCCCTGATCCTGGCCAAGCTCTTGTCCGACAACGAGGCGGGCAATCTGAGCGAGGAGCAGGTGCGCTATGCGCAAACGATTTACGGTGCGGGCAACGACCTGCTCAATCTGATCAACGACATCCTCGACATCTCCAAGGTCGAAGCGGGCAAGCTGGAACTGGCGCCGGAGGAACTGCAACTGGAACCGCTGGCCGAGCGCCTGGCGCGCGCCTTCGAGCCGCTGGCGCGGCAAAAAGGGCTGGACCTGGTGGTGGACCTGGAACCGGGCCTGCCGCCCACCATCTTCAGCGACGGCCAGCGCCTGGAGCAGATTCTGAAAAACCTGCTGTCGAACGCGATCAAGTTCACCGACCAGGGCAAGGTGATTCTGCGCCTGTCGCCGGGCGAACAGGGCCAGGTCAGCTTCGCGGTCAAGGATTCCGGCGTCGGCATTCCGCCCGAGCAGCACGAAAACATCTTCGGCGCTTTCCAGCAGGCTGACGGCAGCAGCAGCCGGCGCCATGGCGGCACGGGACTGGGCCTGTCGATCTCGCGCGATCTGGCGCGCCTGCTGGGCGGCACGATTGCGTTGAGCAGCACGCCGGGACGCGGCAGCACCTTTACCCTGACCCTGCCGGCGCAGTGGGCCGTGCCGCCGCATGGCCAGTTTGCGCCCACGGCGGCGCAGGCATCCGGTGCGCACCTGCCCCTGGCCGGCATTGCCGTGCCGCCGCTGGCGCAGCTGGCGGCAGTGGGCGGCGCGGCCGCAACGGCCGCCTCGCCGGCACGTCCCGCCGTCCCGGCCGGCATGGCGCCCGCTGCCGTATCCGGCGCCAACGGCGCCAATACGCCCTTGCCCGCCGTGCCGCGCGCCTTCGGCGACGACCGCGACCGCGCGCCGCCGCCCGAACGCAGCGTGCTGGTGATCGAGGACGAAGCGGCTTTCGCCCGCATCCTGTTCGACCTGGCGCACGAGATGGGCTACCGCTGCCTGGTCGCCTTTTCCGCCGAGGAGGGCTTGCAGCTGGCCGCGCAATACCGGCCCGACGCCATCCTGCTCGACATCCGCCTGCCCGACCGCTCCGGCCTCTCGGTGCTGCAACTGCTGAAGGACAATCCGCTTACGCGCCACATTCCCGTGCACGTGGTCTCCGCCGCCGAGAATGCCGAAGCGGCCCTGCATATGGGCGCGGTCGGCTATGCGCTGAAGCCGGCCACGCGCGAACAGCTGACCGAGGTTTTCAGCTGCCTGGAACGCAAATTCACGCAGGAGATCAAACGCATCCTGCTGGTGGAGGACGATGCGCGCCAGCGCGACAGCATGGTGGAGCTGATCGCCGACGACGATATCGAAATCCGCGCCGTGGAATCGGGCGAAGCGGCGCTGGAACTGCTGCGCAGCACCGTCTTCGACTGCATGATCATCGACCTCAAACTGCCGGACATGCAGGGCAATGAACTGCTGCAGCGCATGTCGCGCGAGCCGATCGCCTCCTTCCCGCCGGTGATCGTCTACACCGGCCGCAATCTGACGCGCGCCGAGGAAGCCGACCTGCACAAGTATTCGCGCTCCATCATCATCAAGGGCGCGCGTTCGCCGGAACGCCTGCTTGATGAAGTGACGCTGTTCCTGCACAAGGTGGAGTCCGAGCTGTCCAGCGAGCGCCAGAGCATGCTGAAAACGGTGCGCAGCCGCGACCGCGTATTCGAAGGCCGCCGCATCCTGCTGGTGGACGACGACGTGCGCAATATCTTCGCCCTCACCAGCGCGCTGGAACAGAAAGGCGCGGTGGTGGAAATCGGCCGCAACGGCCAGGAAGCCCTGGACAAGCTGGATGCGGTGCCCGAGATCGACCTGGTGCTGATGGATGTGATGATGCCCGGCATGGACGGCCTGGAAGCCACGCGCCGCATCCGCGCCGACGCGCGCTTCCCGCGCCTGCCCATCATCACCGTCACCGCCAAGGCCATGAAGGACGACCACGAACAATGCCTGACGGCCGGCGCCAACGACTACCTGGCCAAGCCCATCGACCTGTCGCGCCTGTATTCGCTGCTGCGCGTGTGGATGCCGGTCACCGACTGAGGATCGAACACGCCATGCCCGGCCATCATCACCACCAAAGCGATATCGAAATCGAGCTGGCCATGCTGATGCAGGCCATCTATATGAAGTACAGCTACGATTTCCGCGACTACACGGGCGCTTCGCAAAAGCGCCGCGTGCTGTATGCAATGGGGCAGATGGATTGCCGCACCATTTCGGAACTGCAGTCGCGCGTGATGCACGAGGCCGAGGCTTTCAGCGCGCTGCTGCAGTATCTGACCATTCCCGTCACCGAGATGTTCCGCGACCCCGCGTATTTCGCCGGCCTGCGCGAGCATGTGCTGCCGGTCCTGAGTACCTATCCTTCTTTGAAAATCTGGGTGGCCGGATGCAGCACCGGCGAGGAGGTGTATTCCCTGGCCATCCTGCTCAAGGAAGAAGGCCTGCTGGAGCGCAGCATCATCTACGCCACCGACATCAATCCGCAATCGCTGGACAAGGCAAAGAAGGGGGTCTTCCCGCTGGAGAGCATGCGCCAGTACACCGAGAACTATCAGGCTTGCGGAGGCAAGCGCGCCTTCTCCGACTACTACACCGCCGCGTATAACGCGGCGCTGTTCGACCGCGCCCTGTGCGAGAACGTGACCTTTGCCGACCACAGCCTGGCGACCGACAGCGTATTCGCGGAAACCCAGTTCATCAGCTGCCGCAATGTGATGATCTACTTCAAGCGCAAGCTGCAGGATAGGGCGCTGGGCCTGTTCCACGAGTCGCTATGCCATCGCGGCTTCCTGGGCCTGGGCAGCAAGGAGAGCATCGATTTTTCCAGCTACGGTCCCCGCTTCGAGCCGGTGGCCAAGCGTGAACGCCTGTT
This region includes:
- a CDS encoding bacterial transcriptional activator domain-containing protein, with the protein product MRIECDGAPIPTKRKQSRKPLDMLHLLAIAGERGMPVAHICMALWPDSDGDAARKSFDNTLHRLRKLLGGERHVLLHSGNLSLNHGTCWTDLAALNACMLESAALDKACTVAQLTGLAERVLGLCQGELLPGRNDLPEVLSARDRIRSKFLRLMLSLGSKLEHAGEQNEAMLLYQCLIEQQPLAEEAYRSLIRCHLALGHRAEAFEIYRRCRHHLSVVLNLAPSSETEVLVAPLRALQAAASMRPPGPRAQGSAP
- a CDS encoding methyl-accepting chemotaxis protein, producing the protein MNNLSFKQKLWIPLICSLLCISAVFIYDALQMRNVRIEERKNDLADVADVGLSVLKLYGDKAQSGAMSKEDAQAQARASIKAMRFGKDGYISIVGSDGIALMNPFKPENDGKNLLDFKDPKGNYLYRDITNVAKGEGSGFVSYWWARPNATEPSPKLSRVATYKPWEWALVTGVYMDDIDAAFYSQLMKSGVLLVVVCLILAAIVGAINRSLHRAIGGEPEYAEKVASLIAAGDLSVTVETASGDRSSMLYAMKTMQANLANTIGEIRRAADTIAIASAEIASGNMDLSARTESQASSLEETAASMEELTSTVNQNAANAVQANQLVQSAAHVAQQGGTVVSQVVQTMDTINASSRRIVDIIAVIDGIAFQTNILALNAAVEAARAGEQGRGFAVVASEVRNLAHRSAAAAKEIKELINDSVGTIESGSTLVAQAGSTMDQVVESVSRVTQIMASITDASSEQSTGIGHVNQAITEMDSVTQQNAALVEEAAAAAGAMQEQAATLAQLVSRFRLSAGEAAVQSTPRAQRAPARQRALSHA
- a CDS encoding response regulator, which gives rise to MNGQSSFDDQSFRRVLSRNITLPLAAGVVSAGVFVAVLVYLLSALNWVEHSERVIGNAQEARKLTVDMETGMRGFLLTGDESFLAPYKLARPKIDTALNVLAGLVKDNAQQVERVRNIQAQQKQWEGVAEYMIATRRANGDYLSLVRSGRGKVEFDEVRAQFQGFVGTEERLRGERARQSRNVTFFTSITYLTLSLLLSGALAYFGRRDLMRLSGAFGKALQAQTEQSAKLEQQAWMRSGQGQLAEQGIGQLALPQLASTLLQFLARYLDVAAAALYARAADGSLRRVAAYGFSHEDMEHGQHLLPGEGIVGQAAQGRRLVHLQNLPPDYLKVSSALGSGQSLQAVVLPVDSDGSVNGVVELGFLRAVGERELDFLRLVAGNIGTAIEATQARQRLQEVLAETQQLNEELQVQQEELRTANEELEEQSRVLELSQASLENQKAELEQSNEQLAEQAVALDQKNAALGDVQEQLEERARDLERASQYKSQFLANMSHELRTPLNSSLILAKLLSDNEAGNLSEEQVRYAQTIYGAGNDLLNLINDILDISKVEAGKLELAPEELQLEPLAERLARAFEPLARQKGLDLVVDLEPGLPPTIFSDGQRLEQILKNLLSNAIKFTDQGKVILRLSPGEQGQVSFAVKDSGVGIPPEQHENIFGAFQQADGSSSRRHGGTGLGLSISRDLARLLGGTIALSSTPGRGSTFTLTLPAQWAVPPHGQFAPTAAQASGAHLPLAGIAVPPLAQLAAVGGAAATAASPARPAVPAGMAPAAVSGANGANTPLPAVPRAFGDDRDRAPPPERSVLVIEDEAAFARILFDLAHEMGYRCLVAFSAEEGLQLAAQYRPDAILLDIRLPDRSGLSVLQLLKDNPLTRHIPVHVVSAAENAEAALHMGAVGYALKPATREQLTEVFSCLERKFTQEIKRILLVEDDARQRDSMVELIADDDIEIRAVESGEAALELLRSTVFDCMIIDLKLPDMQGNELLQRMSREPIASFPPVIVYTGRNLTRAEEADLHKYSRSIIIKGARSPERLLDEVTLFLHKVESELSSERQSMLKTVRSRDRVFEGRRILLVDDDVRNIFALTSALEQKGAVVEIGRNGQEALDKLDAVPEIDLVLMDVMMPGMDGLEATRRIRADARFPRLPIITVTAKAMKDDHEQCLTAGANDYLAKPIDLSRLYSLLRVWMPVTD
- a CDS encoding protein-glutamate O-methyltransferase CheR, with protein sequence MPGHHHHQSDIEIELAMLMQAIYMKYSYDFRDYTGASQKRRVLYAMGQMDCRTISELQSRVMHEAEAFSALLQYLTIPVTEMFRDPAYFAGLREHVLPVLSTYPSLKIWVAGCSTGEEVYSLAILLKEEGLLERSIIYATDINPQSLDKAKKGVFPLESMRQYTENYQACGGKRAFSDYYTAAYNAALFDRALCENVTFADHSLATDSVFAETQFISCRNVMIYFKRKLQDRALGLFHESLCHRGFLGLGSKESIDFSSYGPRFEPVAKRERLFRKL